Part of the Egibacteraceae bacterium genome is shown below.
TGGACGAGCTGTCCGACGAGCAGCGCCAGGTCCTGCTCCTGCGCTACGTCGGCGGCCTGACCGCCCCCGAGACCGGCCGGGTGCTCGGCAAGACCGACGGCGCGGTGCGCAGCCTGCAGCACCGCGGCGAGCGGGCCCTCGCCCGGCTGCTCGAACACGAAAGCGGGCGTGCCGCACCGTCTCTGGCCGACGAGGCGTCCTAGGTATGGGTCAGCCGCGTCTTCGGCTGTCCCCGTGATATCCGTATGCGACGACCCGGACCCCCCGACCACATGCGCACCCCCGAGGACGACTACGACCCGACGCTCGCCGAGCTGCTCCGGCGCGCGTACGCGCGCACGGTCGACGTCGACACGGCCGCCCGCCACCTCTGGGCCATCGACAGGGCGGCACGGTTGGCCCGGCGGGCCCGCCGGGCGACGCGGAGCCGCCGCGCGGTCGTGTCCGCGCTCACGAGCCTCATGCTCGTCGCCATGTCGGGAGCCGCGGTCGCCGCGAGCGGCGCGGCGCTGCCGGGAGACGCCCTCTACGCGGTGAAGCGGGGC
Proteins encoded:
- a CDS encoding DUF5667 domain-containing protein translates to MRRPGPPDHMRTPEDDYDPTLAELLRRAYARTVDVDTAARHLWAIDRAARLARRARRATRSRRAVVSALTSLMLVAMSGAAVAASGAALPGDALYAVKRGTERVHLVLAVRPAADAQVHLAIARRRWEEAQRAAGSRPAVVPRLLKETLVALDAAERGGGAVADEALALRSRVRGGSGQVAFGNRPPPTQHDVGHPPPQE